Part of the Pirellulales bacterium genome is shown below.
GCTGATGTCGAGCGAGGCCATGATCTTAATGCGGCTCGTAATCGGCGCCAGCAAGTGAAGCGGCACCTCGAGCGACTTGTAAAGCCGGCCGTCGATCCGGAAACGTACCCGCACGCAGCGGTCGGCCGGTTCGACGTGGATGTCGCTGGCGCCCTCCTTGACGGCGTTGTAGATCATGTAGTTGACCAGCCGGATGACCGGCGACTGCCCGGCGATTTCTTCGACTTCGCCGATGTCGTCGATGGCGCTTTCGATCAGCGTCAGGTCGGCCTTGGCCGAATCCTCGATGATGTCGTCGATGACGAACACCTTCGAGTCGGGCAGGCTCGTTTGCACCATCCGCCGCAGGTCCTTGGTCGAGGCCGCGACGATCTGCACGCGGAGTTGCGCGTGAGCGCGGATCTCATCGATCAGGAACAGGTTGCTCGGCTCGGCCATGGCCACGGTGAGCGTGCCACGCACCACGAACAACGGCAGCACCAGGTTCTTCTCGACGAACTCGCGGGGCAGCACGTCGAAGACCTTGGCGTCGCAGAGCCGCGCATCGAGCTTGGCGTACGGCACGCCGTAGCCGTACGCCAGGCACTCGGTCACCTGGTCGTCGGTGCACAGCCCCATTTCCACCAGGACTTCGCCGAGCAGGCTGTCGCGCGCACCTTCTCGCTGCCGCGCCAGGGCCATTTCGAGGCCTTCGCGCGAAAGGTAGCCACGGGAGATCAAATGATCGCCCAGCCGCATGCGGGTGTCGGTCGGAGCGCTCATGGTCAGCGGAAACTCTTTACGGCGTCGATCACGGTCTCGAAAATCTCGAGCTGCTGATCGAGCCGAGTCAGTTCGAAGATCTTTCGCGTCGTCGGATTGCGGGTGGCGATCTTCAGATCGCCGCCGTGGTCATGGGCTGCGTCGTAAACGTCGAGCAGGGCCGTCAAGCCGCCGCTGTCGACCGTTTCCGTCTGGTCCATGTCGAGCACGATCGACCGGCGGTCGAGCGTCGACATGAACGCTGTGAAATCGTCGGCCTGATCGCGCCCGAGTTCTTCGGGCGTGTGGACGACGACCACGTGATCGAAAGTTTCGGTCGGCAGGTTCATCGGCGCTTACTCCACGGCCACGCCGGCCGGACGCAGAATCTCGTTGCAAACCTTGAGCAGCTCGCGGGGGCTGAACGGCTTGTCGATCAGCTCGCGCACGCCGTATTTTTCGGCCAACGCGTCGGCGGCGATCTCGAAGCCCTTGGCCGTGAGCATGATGATCGGCAGCTGGCGCGTGGCGGGGTTCTCGCGGATGCGCCGGCACAGTCCGAACCCGTCGAGCCGCGGCATCTGGCAGTCGGTCACCACCAGGTCGGGCAGTTGCTGCAAGATCGAGGCCCAGGCCTCTTCGCCATCGCCGGCGCAGACCACGTCATAGCCGGCACGTTGCAATTTGAACTCGGCCGCACGCAAGATGTGCACTTCGTCGTCGGTCAACAGAATACGGGGCATGTGTTCGTCCTTCGGAATCATGATTGCGAGGCGCTGGTGGACCAGCGCAGTGGTGTGCTAGTTCATCTGGCCGGCAGCGGGCAACGTCACACGGAACGTGCTGCCCGCTCCCAACTTGCTCGTCACGCTGAGGCTGCCCTGGTGGACGTCCTCGACGATGTGTTTAGCCAAGGGCAGGCCCAGGCCGGTGCCGGGCGCCATCTTGGTGTCCTTCTCGACGCGGTAGAATTTTTCGAACACCTTGCG
Proteins encoded:
- a CDS encoding STAS domain-containing protein, encoding MNLPTETFDHVVVVHTPEELGRDQADDFTAFMSTLDRRSIVLDMDQTETVDSGGLTALLDVYDAAHDHGGDLKIATRNPTTRKIFELTRLDQQLEIFETVIDAVKSFR
- a CDS encoding response regulator, coding for MPRILLTDDEVHILRAAEFKLQRAGYDVVCAGDGEEAWASILQQLPDLVVTDCQMPRLDGFGLCRRIRENPATRQLPIIMLTAKGFEIAADALAEKYGVRELIDKPFSPRELLKVCNEILRPAGVAVE